In Takifugu flavidus isolate HTHZ2018 chromosome 13, ASM371156v2, whole genome shotgun sequence, the following are encoded in one genomic region:
- the gpia gene encoding glucose-6-phosphate isomerase a translates to MALSNDPEYRKLKQWYKANAGSLNMRDMFAAEPDRFSRFSTTLQTEEGDILLDFSKNLINQEVLDMLLLLARSRGVEEARQKMFSGEKINFTEGRAVLHVALRNRSNEPICVDGTDVMPEVNRVLEKMKTFCHRVRSGEWKGFSGKSITDVVNIGIGGSDLGPLMVTEALKPYSAGGPNVWFVSNIDGTHMAKTLAKLDAETTLFIIASKTFTTQETITNAESAKDWFLQTAPDKSAVAKHFVALSTNSAKVRDFGIDTENMFEFWDWVGGRYSLWSAIGLSIALHVGFEHFEQLLSGAHWMDKHFRSAPLESNAPVLLALLGVWYINFFQAETQALLPYDQYMHRFAAYFQQGDMESNGKYITKDGVRVQYHTGPIVWGEPGTNGQHAFYQLIHQGTRMIPADFLIPAQSQHPIRNNLHHKILVANFLAQTEALMKGKTPDEARKELDAAGMKADAIEKLLPHKVFEGNKPSNSIVFKKLSPFTLGALIAMYEHKIFVQGVIWDINSYDQWGVELGKQLAKRIEPELQDDSAVSSHDSSTNGLINFLKKNFV, encoded by the exons ATGGCGCTGAGTAACGACCCCGAATACAGGAAGCTGAAGCAGTGGTACAAAGCCAACGCCGGCAGCCTCAACATGAGGGATATGTTCGCCGCCGAACCGGACAGGTTCAGCAGATTCAG CACGACTCTGCAGACGGAGGAAGGAGACATCCTCCTGGACTTCTCCAAGAATCTCATCAACCAGGAAGTGCTGgacatgctgctgcttttg GCCCGCTcgaggggggtggaggaggctcGCCAGAAGATGTTCTCTGGAGAGAAGATCAACTTCACAGAG GGCCGTGCTGTGCTCCACGTTGCCCTGAGGAATCGTTCCAACGAGCCCATCTGCGTGGACGGGACCGACGTGATGCCTGAGGTGAACCGCGtgctggagaagatgaagacctTCTGCCAC AGGGTGCGGAGCGGCGAGTGGAAGGGCTTCAGTGGGAAGAGCATCACCGACGTGGTCAACATCGGGATCGGCGGCTCCGACCTG ggtCCTCTGATGGTGACGGAGGCTCTGAAGCCGTACTCCGCAGGGGGCCCGAATGTTTGGTTTGTCTCCAACATCGATGGCACCCACATGGCCAAGACTCTGGCCAAGCTGGACGCAGAGACCACGCTGTTCATCATTGCTTCTAAG ACGTTCACCACCCAGGAGACCATCACCAACGCCGAGTCAGCCAAAGACTGGTTCCTCCAGACCGCCCCTGAC AAATCCGCTGTGGCCAAGCATTTTGTGGCTCTGTCCACCAACTCG GCCAAAGTGAGGGATTTTGGCATTGACACGGAGAACATGTTTGAGTTCTGGGAT TGGGTCGGAGGTCGTTACTCGCTCTGGTCGGCCATCGGTCTGTCCATCGCTCTGCACGTAG gcTTCGAGCACTTCGAGCAGCTTCTGTCGGGGGCTCACTGGATG gacaaacacttCCGCAGCGCTCCTCTGGAGAGCAACGCGCCCGTCCTGCTGGCCCTTCTGGGCGTCTGGTACATCAACTTCTTCCAGGCGGAGACCCAGGCCCTGCTGCCCTACGACCAGTACATGCACCGCTTCGCCGCGTACTTCCAGCAG GGCGACATGGAGTCCAACGGGAAGTACATCACCAAAGATGGCGTCCGTGTCCAGTACCACACCGGGCCGATCGTGTGGGGCGAGCCTGGGACCAACGGCCAGCACGCCTTCTACCAGCTCATCCACCAAG GAACTCGGATGATTCCTGCAGACTTCCTCATTCCTGCTCAGTCTCAGCATCCAATCAGAAACAATCTCCATCACAAG ATCCTGGTTGCAAACTTCCTGGCTCAGACTGAAGCGCTGATGAAAGGAAAGACCCCAGACGAGGCGCGTAAGGAGCTGGACGCCGCCGGCATGAAGGCCGACGCCATTGAAAAGCTGCTGCCACACAAA GTCTTTGAAGGAAACAAGCCGAGCAACTCCATCGTTTTTAAGAAGCTCAGCCCGTTTACCCTGGGAGCTCTGATTG CCATGTACGAGCACAAGATCTTTGTGCAGGGGGTCATCTGGGACATCAACAGCTACGACCAGTGGGG CGTTGAACTGGGGAAGCAGTTGGCCAAGAGGATCGAGCCGGAGCTGCAGGACGACTCTGCCGTCAGCTCTCACGACTCCTCCACCAACGGACTCATCAACTTCCTGAAGAAGAACTTTGTGTGA